In a single window of the Nicotiana tomentosiformis chromosome 8, ASM39032v3, whole genome shotgun sequence genome:
- the LOC138898201 gene encoding secreted RxLR effector protein 161-like, translating into MGKLNFFLGLQVKQSHKGTLISQQKYIKELLKRFHMEASKVIDTPIAIATRLDMDEPGSLVNQTMYRGIIGSHLYLTTSRPDIVFSVGLYARFQSNPKESHLKAAKRILRYLKGTQDLVLYYPSGYSFDLIGYADADYAGYLVDRKSTSGIAHFLGSCLISWGTRKQNSVALSTAEAEYVDTHDDYRANRQLMQFMLVKRAKLTDARFVREHGSSDTS; encoded by the exons ATGGGCAAATTAAATTTCTTTCTAGGACTTCAAGTAAAGCAATCTCATAAGGGAACAttgataagtcagcagaagtacatcAAGGAGTTGCTGAAAAGGTTTCACATGGAAGCATCAAAAGTCATCGACACCCCTATTGCCATAGCTACCCGActagacatggatgaacctggttcactTGTAAATCAGACCATGTATAGAGGGATTATAGGGTCACACTTGTATCTTACTACAAGTAGACCAGACATTGTATTCAGCGTAGGCCTCTATGCAAGGTTTCAATccaatccaaaggaatctcatctgaaagctgccaagagaatattgagatatctcaaaggaacacaggacctggttctctactatccaTCAGGTTATAGCTTCGATCTTATTGGGTATGCTGACGCTGATTATGCAGGATATCTGGTGGACAGGAAAAGCACATCTGGAATTGCACATTTCCTGGGTTCCTGCCTAATCTCATGGggtacaaggaagcaaaactcagTGGCACTCTCaactgcagaagcagaatat gtagacacacatgatgattacagagcaaataggcagttgatGCAGTTCATGCTGGTAAAAAGGGCAAAGCTTACAGATGCAAGATTTGTCAGGGAACATGGTTCCTCTGACACAAGTTAG
- the LOC138898202 gene encoding uncharacterized protein yields the protein MAAPPNFEEGQSTYRPPRFNGQYYGWWKTRMRDFIMAEDSKLWDIICDRIFVLTKNLGDLVVAIPKTRKEFNDANQKAIEKNFHAKKILVCGIGPDEYNRISACQSAK from the coding sequence ATGGCTGCTCCTCCAAACTTCGAAGAAGGCCAGTCTACTTACAGACCGCCTAGGTTCAATGGACAGTATTACGGATGGTGGAAAACTAGGATGCGCGACttcatcatggctgaagattctAAGCTATGGGATATCATATGTGACAGAATCTTTGTTCTCACCAAGAATCTTGGCGACCTAGTTGTAGCCATTCCCAAGACGAGGAAGGAATTTAATGACGCTAATCAAAAGGCCATAGAAAAGAACTTTcatgcaaagaaaattcttgtttgtggcattggtcctgatgaatataacaggataTCGGCATGCCAATCTGCAAAATAA